Proteins encoded within one genomic window of Onychostoma macrolepis isolate SWU-2019 chromosome 11, ASM1243209v1, whole genome shotgun sequence:
- the LOC131549824 gene encoding uncharacterized protein LOC131549824 isoform X5 — MKTWSNVMSTTETTIYSKTAALTVMSTSDTTTYSKTDIQSKTSMTKETMLSTAASNQKAPQMNTVISTEIPVSCRTDAPNVPVTHTEGPPTPQHKGIILMLVFTVVAVILSGLMGLFCLCQFARKKRRKRNTRRSIKPDVTSQGIGMSCSGSAETYSLITSVPATSQPISGGLEHPESHQDSTADPTDTHSMITSINPIYQPSDVLVNKQQKGGNPEENEVCVDETKLDIHQEHNTNTFTIVCVFSVFLSFSVRMFIICTPRSLTNQFTRMQEIKSTVWSRCTDESQVCFYYVEPL; from the exons GGTCAAATGTAATGTCCACTACTGAAACcacaatatacagtaaaactg cagcattaactgtaatgtccacttctgacaccacaacatacagtaaaactg acatCCAATCCAAGACAAGCATGACAAAGGAAACCATGC TTTCAACAGCAGCATCCAATCAAAAAGCTCCACAAATGAACACTGTTATTTCCACTGAAATCCCAGTGTCCTGCAGAACAG ATGCTCCTAATGTTCCAGTGACTCATACTGAAGGTCCACCCACTCCACAACACAAAGGCATTATTCTGA TGCTGGTTTTCACTGTTGTTGCTGTAATTTTGTCTGGACTCATGGGACTCTTTTGTCTGTGTCAGTTTGCAA ggaaaaaaagaagaaaacg AAATACAAGAAGATCAATAAAACCTGATGTGACAAGTCAAGGAATTGGTATG AGTTGTTCTGGATCTGCAGAGACATATtctctgatcacttctgtaccAGCCACATCTCAGCCCATATCTGGAG GCCTCGAACACCCAGAGTCGCATCAGGACAGCACAGCAGATCCCACAGACACTCACTCTATGATTACATCTATAAATCCAATTTACCAGCCCTCAg ATGTTTTGGTCAATAAACAACAGAAAGGGGGAAATCCAGAGGAAAATGAGGTATGTGTGGACGAAACCAAATTAGACATCCATCAAGAACACAATACTAACACATTTACTATCGTGTGTgtattttctgtctttctttctttttccgTAAGAATGTTTATCATCTGTACTCCACGATCCCTAACAAACCAGTTCACTCGAATGCAGGAGATCAAGTCTACAGTTTGGTCAAGATGCACCGATGAATCTCAagtctgtttttattatgtagaGCCACTTTAA
- the LOC131549824 gene encoding uncharacterized protein LOC131549824 isoform X2 produces the protein MFYLSHSELFTRSVNIRHLICVYSLKTQPEIRSPHSDTYTIRALPQAKLRASASVILETDTVHLSCEDTEDLKMEMEDFLLNIYVTANFTMFLTGSNVMSTTETTIYSKTAALTVMSTSDTTTYSKTDIQSKTSMTKETMLSTAASNQKAPQMNTVISTEIPVSCRTDAPNVPVTHTEGPPTPQHKGIILRKKRRKRNTRRSIKPDVTSQGIGMSCSGSAETYSLITSVPATSQPISGGLEHPESHQDSTADPTDTHSMITSINPIYQPSDVLVNKQQKGGNPEENEVCVDETKLDIHQEHNTNTFTIVCVFSVFLSFSVRMFIICTPRSLTNQFTRMQEIKSTVWSRCTDESQVCFYYVEPL, from the exons atgttttatttaagtcaTAGTGAACTCTTCACACGATCGGTGAACATCAGACATCTGATCTGTGTTTATTCACTCAAGACTCAACCTGAGATCAGATCACCACACAGTGACACATACACCATCAGAG CTCTTCCTCAGGCCAAATTGAGAGCGTCTGCTTCGGTTATTCTGGAAACAGACACAGTTCATCTGAGCTGTGAGGATACTGAAGATCTGAAGATGGAGATGGAGGATTTCTTGTTGAACATTTATGTCACTGCAAATTTCACAATGTTTTTAACAGGGTCAAATGTAATGTCCACTACTGAAACcacaatatacagtaaaactg cagcattaactgtaatgtccacttctgacaccacaacatacagtaaaactg acatCCAATCCAAGACAAGCATGACAAAGGAAACCATGC TTTCAACAGCAGCATCCAATCAAAAAGCTCCACAAATGAACACTGTTATTTCCACTGAAATCCCAGTGTCCTGCAGAACAG ATGCTCCTAATGTTCCAGTGACTCATACTGAAGGTCCACCCACTCCACAACACAAAGGCATTATTCTGA ggaaaaaaagaagaaaacg AAATACAAGAAGATCAATAAAACCTGATGTGACAAGTCAAGGAATTGGTATG AGTTGTTCTGGATCTGCAGAGACATATtctctgatcacttctgtaccAGCCACATCTCAGCCCATATCTGGAG GCCTCGAACACCCAGAGTCGCATCAGGACAGCACAGCAGATCCCACAGACACTCACTCTATGATTACATCTATAAATCCAATTTACCAGCCCTCAg ATGTTTTGGTCAATAAACAACAGAAAGGGGGAAATCCAGAGGAAAATGAGGTATGTGTGGACGAAACCAAATTAGACATCCATCAAGAACACAATACTAACACATTTACTATCGTGTGTgtattttctgtctttctttctttttccgTAAGAATGTTTATCATCTGTACTCCACGATCCCTAACAAACCAGTTCACTCGAATGCAGGAGATCAAGTCTACAGTTTGGTCAAGATGCACCGATGAATCTCAagtctgtttttattatgtagaGCCACTTTAA
- the LOC131549824 gene encoding uncharacterized protein LOC131549824 isoform X1 — translation MFYLSHSELFTRSVNIRHLICVYSLKTQPEIRSPHSDTYTIRALPQAKLRASASVILETDTVHLSCEDTEDLKMEMEDFLLNIYVTANFTMFLTGSNVMSTTETTIYSKTAALTVMSTSDTTTYSKTDIQSKTSMTKETMLSTAASNQKAPQMNTVISTEIPVSCRTDAPNVPVTHTEGPPTPQHKGIILMLVFTVVAVILSGLMGLFCLCQFARKKRRKRNTRRSIKPDVTSQGIGMSCSGSAETYSLITSVPATSQPISGGLEHPESHQDSTADPTDTHSMITSINPIYQPSDVLVNKQQKGGNPEENEVCVDETKLDIHQEHNTNTFTIVCVFSVFLSFSVRMFIICTPRSLTNQFTRMQEIKSTVWSRCTDESQVCFYYVEPL, via the exons atgttttatttaagtcaTAGTGAACTCTTCACACGATCGGTGAACATCAGACATCTGATCTGTGTTTATTCACTCAAGACTCAACCTGAGATCAGATCACCACACAGTGACACATACACCATCAGAG CTCTTCCTCAGGCCAAATTGAGAGCGTCTGCTTCGGTTATTCTGGAAACAGACACAGTTCATCTGAGCTGTGAGGATACTGAAGATCTGAAGATGGAGATGGAGGATTTCTTGTTGAACATTTATGTCACTGCAAATTTCACAATGTTTTTAACAGGGTCAAATGTAATGTCCACTACTGAAACcacaatatacagtaaaactg cagcattaactgtaatgtccacttctgacaccacaacatacagtaaaactg acatCCAATCCAAGACAAGCATGACAAAGGAAACCATGC TTTCAACAGCAGCATCCAATCAAAAAGCTCCACAAATGAACACTGTTATTTCCACTGAAATCCCAGTGTCCTGCAGAACAG ATGCTCCTAATGTTCCAGTGACTCATACTGAAGGTCCACCCACTCCACAACACAAAGGCATTATTCTGA TGCTGGTTTTCACTGTTGTTGCTGTAATTTTGTCTGGACTCATGGGACTCTTTTGTCTGTGTCAGTTTGCAA ggaaaaaaagaagaaaacg AAATACAAGAAGATCAATAAAACCTGATGTGACAAGTCAAGGAATTGGTATG AGTTGTTCTGGATCTGCAGAGACATATtctctgatcacttctgtaccAGCCACATCTCAGCCCATATCTGGAG GCCTCGAACACCCAGAGTCGCATCAGGACAGCACAGCAGATCCCACAGACACTCACTCTATGATTACATCTATAAATCCAATTTACCAGCCCTCAg ATGTTTTGGTCAATAAACAACAGAAAGGGGGAAATCCAGAGGAAAATGAGGTATGTGTGGACGAAACCAAATTAGACATCCATCAAGAACACAATACTAACACATTTACTATCGTGTGTgtattttctgtctttctttctttttccgTAAGAATGTTTATCATCTGTACTCCACGATCCCTAACAAACCAGTTCACTCGAATGCAGGAGATCAAGTCTACAGTTTGGTCAAGATGCACCGATGAATCTCAagtctgtttttattatgtagaGCCACTTTAA
- the LOC131549824 gene encoding uncharacterized protein LOC131549824 isoform X4 has product MEMEDFLLNIYVTANFTMFLTGSNVMSTTETTIYSKTAALTVMSTSDTTTYSKTDIQSKTSMTKETMLSTAASNQKAPQMNTVISTEIPVSCRTDAPNVPVTHTEGPPTPQHKGIILMLVFTVVAVILSGLMGLFCLCQFARKKRRKRNTRRSIKPDVTSQGIGMSCSGSAETYSLITSVPATSQPISGGLEHPESHQDSTADPTDTHSMITSINPIYQPSDVLVNKQQKGGNPEENEVCVDETKLDIHQEHNTNTFTIVCVFSVFLSFSVRMFIICTPRSLTNQFTRMQEIKSTVWSRCTDESQVCFYYVEPL; this is encoded by the exons ATGGAGATGGAGGATTTCTTGTTGAACATTTATGTCACTGCAAATTTCACAATGTTTTTAACAGGGTCAAATGTAATGTCCACTACTGAAACcacaatatacagtaaaactg cagcattaactgtaatgtccacttctgacaccacaacatacagtaaaactg acatCCAATCCAAGACAAGCATGACAAAGGAAACCATGC TTTCAACAGCAGCATCCAATCAAAAAGCTCCACAAATGAACACTGTTATTTCCACTGAAATCCCAGTGTCCTGCAGAACAG ATGCTCCTAATGTTCCAGTGACTCATACTGAAGGTCCACCCACTCCACAACACAAAGGCATTATTCTGA TGCTGGTTTTCACTGTTGTTGCTGTAATTTTGTCTGGACTCATGGGACTCTTTTGTCTGTGTCAGTTTGCAA ggaaaaaaagaagaaaacg AAATACAAGAAGATCAATAAAACCTGATGTGACAAGTCAAGGAATTGGTATG AGTTGTTCTGGATCTGCAGAGACATATtctctgatcacttctgtaccAGCCACATCTCAGCCCATATCTGGAG GCCTCGAACACCCAGAGTCGCATCAGGACAGCACAGCAGATCCCACAGACACTCACTCTATGATTACATCTATAAATCCAATTTACCAGCCCTCAg ATGTTTTGGTCAATAAACAACAGAAAGGGGGAAATCCAGAGGAAAATGAGGTATGTGTGGACGAAACCAAATTAGACATCCATCAAGAACACAATACTAACACATTTACTATCGTGTGTgtattttctgtctttctttctttttccgTAAGAATGTTTATCATCTGTACTCCACGATCCCTAACAAACCAGTTCACTCGAATGCAGGAGATCAAGTCTACAGTTTGGTCAAGATGCACCGATGAATCTCAagtctgtttttattatgtagaGCCACTTTAA
- the LOC131549824 gene encoding uncharacterized protein LOC131549824 isoform X3, with translation MFYLSHSELFTRSVNIRHLICVYSLKTQPEIRSPHSDTYTIRALPQAKLRASASVILETDTVHLSCEDTEDLKMEMEDFLLNIYVTANFTMFLTGSNVMSTTETTIYSKTAALTVMSTSDTTTYSKTDIQSKTSMTKETMLSTAASNQKAPQMNTVISTEIPVSCRTDAPNVPVTHTEGPPTPQHKGIILMLVFTVVAVILSGLMGLFCLCQFARKKRRKRNTRRSIKPDVTSQGIGMSCSGSAETYSLITSVPATSQPISGGLEHPESHQDSTADPTDTHSMITSINPIYQPSDVLVNKQQKGGNPEENENVYHLYSTIPNKPVHSNAGDQVYSLVKMHR, from the exons atgttttatttaagtcaTAGTGAACTCTTCACACGATCGGTGAACATCAGACATCTGATCTGTGTTTATTCACTCAAGACTCAACCTGAGATCAGATCACCACACAGTGACACATACACCATCAGAG CTCTTCCTCAGGCCAAATTGAGAGCGTCTGCTTCGGTTATTCTGGAAACAGACACAGTTCATCTGAGCTGTGAGGATACTGAAGATCTGAAGATGGAGATGGAGGATTTCTTGTTGAACATTTATGTCACTGCAAATTTCACAATGTTTTTAACAGGGTCAAATGTAATGTCCACTACTGAAACcacaatatacagtaaaactg cagcattaactgtaatgtccacttctgacaccacaacatacagtaaaactg acatCCAATCCAAGACAAGCATGACAAAGGAAACCATGC TTTCAACAGCAGCATCCAATCAAAAAGCTCCACAAATGAACACTGTTATTTCCACTGAAATCCCAGTGTCCTGCAGAACAG ATGCTCCTAATGTTCCAGTGACTCATACTGAAGGTCCACCCACTCCACAACACAAAGGCATTATTCTGA TGCTGGTTTTCACTGTTGTTGCTGTAATTTTGTCTGGACTCATGGGACTCTTTTGTCTGTGTCAGTTTGCAA ggaaaaaaagaagaaaacg AAATACAAGAAGATCAATAAAACCTGATGTGACAAGTCAAGGAATTGGTATG AGTTGTTCTGGATCTGCAGAGACATATtctctgatcacttctgtaccAGCCACATCTCAGCCCATATCTGGAG GCCTCGAACACCCAGAGTCGCATCAGGACAGCACAGCAGATCCCACAGACACTCACTCTATGATTACATCTATAAATCCAATTTACCAGCCCTCAg ATGTTTTGGTCAATAAACAACAGAAAGGGGGAAATCCAGAGGAAAATGAG AATGTTTATCATCTGTACTCCACGATCCCTAACAAACCAGTTCACTCGAATGCAGGAGATCAAGTCTACAGTTTGGTCAAGATGCACCGATGA